One window of the Scylla paramamosain isolate STU-SP2022 chromosome 22, ASM3559412v1, whole genome shotgun sequence genome contains the following:
- the LOC135111495 gene encoding uncharacterized protein LOC135111495, with protein MFRGLFLFVIVATLALGLGAQTEALPSPNSTVAGHSAPDEPVAPLATEKKQLEQEICATSKAQNVTALDSDKGPKKVVVTEKKLEEFPENVTKEVTVTRKAEKGPSNETQENIVVERKTVHDIDSDSGNPKKNVTIEIESEDKVCDNTTEHVTKPTAEPVETNQSKHDLETEVEHLKHEEEKVKKELKKEEAKTGKVVPVNETEAVENKTKEEAKTEKVVPVNETEEVENKTKEEAKTGKVVPVNETEAVENKTKEEAKTGKVVPVNETEEVENKTNEQVSCDACRRELVMLKSINRKLLAALKKLLMKMTPEMREHTAKIILHEAAPPLESREKPVNATRAEAETPTAAKTKQEAVEAKPIIAKEATEA; from the exons atgtttcgtGGTCTTTTCTTGTTCGTCATTGTCGCGACCCTCGCCCTCGGCTTGGGCGCCCAGACGGAAGCCCTGCCGTCCCCCAACAGCACGGTAGCAGGGCATTCGGCCCCCGACGAGCCCGTGGCTCCTCTGGCCACTGAAAAAAAGCAACTCGAGCAAGAGATCTGTGCTACAAGTAAGGCTCAAAATGTCACAGCGCTTGACTCAGACAAAGGGCCAAAGAAGGTCGTGGTAACAGAGAAAAAGCTTGAAGAGTTCCCTGAAAATGTTACAAAGGAAGTCACTGTAACAAGAAAGGCCGAGAAGGGACCTTCGAATGAAACACAGGAAAACATTGTTGTTGAGCGGAAGACTGTCCACGATATAGACTCAGACAGTGGTAACCCGAAGAAGAATGTCACTATAGAGATTGAGTCAGAAGATAAGGTTTGCGACAATACGACAGAGCATGTCACAAAGCCCACTGCTGAGCCTGTCGAAACCAACCAAAGCAAACACGACTTGGAAACGGAAGTTGAACACTTGAAgcacgaagaagaaaaggtaaagaaagaactgaagaaagaagaggcaaagaCCGGAAAG GTTGTGCCTGTTAACGAGACAGAAGCggtagaaaacaaaacaaaagaagaggcaAAGACCGAAAAGGTTGTGCCTGTTAACGAGACAGAAGaggtagaaaacaaaacaaaagaagaggcaAAGACCGGAAAGGTTGTGCCTGTTAACGAAACAGAAGCggtagaaaacaaaacaaaagaagaggcgAAGACCGGAAAGGTTGTGCCTGTTAACGAAACAGAAGaggtagaaaacaaaacaaatgaacaagTATCCTGCGATGCTTGTCGTAGAGAACTTGTGATGCTAAAGTCAATAAACAGAAAACTGCTTGCGGCGCTGAAAAAGCTGCTGATGAAAATGACCCCCGAGATGAGGGAGCATACCGCCAAGATAATACTACATGAGGCCGCTCCGCCATTGGAGTCAAGAGAGAAGCCTGTGAACGCCACGCGCGCCGAGGCGGAGACACCAACTGCAGCCAAGACTAAGCAGGAGGCTGTAGAGGCGAAGCCCATCATTGCTAAAGAGGCGACAGAGGCGTAA